From the genome of Anaerolineae bacterium:
AGCCAGTATGGCCTGCAGGATGTAGTCCTGCAGGAGCTACAGCCAATCGAAGCATCCATGATCAGCGGCTCCCGGTGGCAGGCAAGAACAAGCTTTGTGGAACCAGAAGTCACTGAGGAGATCACAGCGGCGCTCAGCGAACAACTGGCTCCGCTGGACAAGGATGCGACCAATGTCCAGCAAGTGTCGCCGACCATTGGCGCTGAAGTCACCCAGGCGGCAGTGGTGGCCGTTGTTGTGGCGACAGTGGTTATTCTGCTGTTCATTGTCTTTGCGTTTCGGCAGGTACCCAACGCCTTCCGCTACGGTGTCTGCGCCATTGCCGCGATGATTCACGATATCCTGGTGGTGATGGGCGTGATGTCCATCCTGGGATTGCTCTTTGGCTGGGAAGTGGACGCGCTCTTCCTGACGGCGATGCTCACGGTGATTGGCTTCTCCGTGCAGGATACGATCGTGGTGTTTGACCGCATCCGGGAAAACAGCCGCAAGCGCCGGGGCGAGGATTACGAGATGCTGGTCAATCGCAGCGTGCTGGAAACCATTCACCGGTCACTGGCTACACAGCTGAATGCTTTCTTCATCATGGCTGCGCTATTGCTTTTTGGCGGCGCAACTATCAAGCAGTTTGTGGCAATCCTGTTCATTGGCATGGCCAGTGGCACCTATTCCTCGATCTTCAACGCCGTGCCTCTGCTCGTTTCCTGGGAGAAGGGTGAAATCCCCCTGCTAAGCCGAGGCCGCCGCCAACAGCCAGCCTGAACATGGCACGAAGTTCCTGAAGACAGTGGCAGGTCTTGCCGGGAGAACAAAGTTCATGCGCGCGCTGGCTGTCCATCATGGTCAGGTTCGGCTCCTCAGTGATGCTCCTGAGCCGACCTGTGCTCCGGGTGAGGTCGTAATCCAGCCGCTGCTAGCTGGCATCTGTAACACTGACCTTGAGCTGGTACGGGGCTACTACAACTACGAGGGCATCCTGGGCCACGAATTCGTCGGGCGGGTCATTGACGGCCCGCCCGACTGGGTCGGGAAACGCGTTGTTGGTGAGATCAACGTTGTGTGTGGCACCTGCGACCTGTGCCAGGAAGGTAGTTACACGCATTGCCGGGCACGCACTGTACTGGGCATCCAGAACCGCGCCGGTGTGTTCGCCGACCGGTTCACCCTGCCGACCCGCAATCTACATCCGGTGCCAGATACCCTCAACGACGAGCAGGCGGTCTTTGTCGAGCCGCTAGCGGCAGCATGCCAGGTGCTGGAAGCGGCACATGTGCGCCCGCGCGATCGGGTTGTGGTTCTGGGGGCAGGGAAACTGGGGCTGCTGGTTGCTCAGGTGCTACGGCTGACAGGGGTGGATCTCACCGTTGTCGTCCGTCACGAGCGGCAAGCGCAGTTGCTGGCACAGTGGGGTATCAGAGCTGCCTATCTGACAGACCTGCCAGAGCAGCAGGCTCATGTGGTTGTTGATTGTACCGGGCGACAGGAAGGGTTTGCGGACGCCCTGCGACTGTTGCGGCCGCGTGGCGTGCTGGTGCTGAAGAGTACCTATCATGGTCTGCCACAGGCTAACTTGACCCAGGTTGCCGTGAATGAGATCACCGTCATCGGCAGTCGCTGCGGGCCTTTTGATGCTGCCCTGCGCCTGCTGGCCGGCGGCATGGTTGAGGTTACATCACTGATCGAGGGACGCTATCCCCTCACAGCGGGCGAGGAAGCTCTGGCTGCGGCTGCGCAGCCGGGCCGACTAAAGATACTGCTGACCTTCTGACTTCCTCAGTGTGCTGGTGATGTGGCAGCGCGGAGGCTCTTGTAAGACCGGCGCGGCAGCGTGAAGCTGAATGTCGATCCCAGACCTGGCTCACTCTCCAGCCACATATTGCCGTTGTGCGCTTCCACAATTCGTTTGGCAATGATCAGGCCCAACCCCGTACCCTGTGTGAAACCTTCGCTATCGGCAACGCGGTAAAAGCGCTCAAAGATATGGGCCTGATCTTCTTTGGCGATTCCCCGCCCGGTGTCACGGACAGATACGGTCACGGTGTCCTGTGCCTTTTCCTGAGGAGGACGCAGGCAAACATCGATCAGGCCATGTTCCCGGTTGTACTTGATCGCATTGGTCAGCAAATTAAGCAATACCTGCTTGAGCTT
Proteins encoded in this window:
- the secF gene encoding protein translocase subunit SecF encodes the protein MFNFVKNRKYYFLVSTLVIVPGIVAMLFSLATTGAPVRLGIDFVGGSLFELQFSAPVTEDAIRDVFSQYGLQDVVLQELQPIEASMISGSRWQARTSFVEPEVTEEITAALSEQLAPLDKDATNVQQVSPTIGAEVTQAAVVAVVVATVVILLFIVFAFRQVPNAFRYGVCAIAAMIHDILVVMGVMSILGLLFGWEVDALFLTAMLTVIGFSVQDTIVVFDRIRENSRKRRGEDYEMLVNRSVLETIHRSLATQLNAFFIMAALLLFGGATIKQFVAILFIGMASGTYSSIFNAVPLLVSWEKGEIPLLSRGRRQQPA
- a CDS encoding alcohol dehydrogenase catalytic domain-containing protein: MRALAVHHGQVRLLSDAPEPTCAPGEVVIQPLLAGICNTDLELVRGYYNYEGILGHEFVGRVIDGPPDWVGKRVVGEINVVCGTCDLCQEGSYTHCRARTVLGIQNRAGVFADRFTLPTRNLHPVPDTLNDEQAVFVEPLAAACQVLEAAHVRPRDRVVVLGAGKLGLLVAQVLRLTGVDLTVVVRHERQAQLLAQWGIRAAYLTDLPEQQAHVVVDCTGRQEGFADALRLLRPRGVLVLKSTYHGLPQANLTQVAVNEITVIGSRCGPFDAALRLLAGGMVEVTSLIEGRYPLTAGEEALAAAAQPGRLKILLTF